The proteins below come from a single Limosilactobacillus reuteri genomic window:
- the rimM gene encoding ribosome maturation factor RimM (Essential for efficient processing of 16S rRNA) codes for MEYYNVGKIVNTHGVRGEVRVLATTDFIDERFAKGNTLYLQQSGEPLPLTIESTRQHKGFVLVKFVGYDNINGVEQFRDHELMVSADDQQPLDDGQYYYHQIIGLDVETTDGRHLGKIKEILSPGANDVWVVERPEKKDLLLPVIDDVVKNVDLDKNLVTVELMEGLE; via the coding sequence ATGGAATATTATAATGTTGGTAAGATTGTAAATACTCATGGTGTTCGCGGAGAAGTGCGCGTATTAGCAACTACTGATTTTATTGATGAACGATTTGCCAAGGGAAATACCTTGTACCTACAACAATCAGGCGAGCCTTTACCATTGACGATTGAAAGTACGCGGCAACATAAGGGATTTGTTCTTGTTAAGTTTGTCGGCTACGATAATATTAATGGTGTTGAACAATTCCGTGATCATGAATTAATGGTCAGTGCTGATGATCAACAGCCATTAGACGATGGTCAATATTACTACCACCAGATTATTGGATTAGACGTTGAAACAACAGATGGTCGTCATCTGGGGAAAATTAAGGAAATTTTATCTCCTGGTGCGAATGATGTGTGGGTTGTTGAACGTCCAGAAAAAAAAGATTTATTATTACCAGTGATTGATGATGTTGTTAAAAACGTTGACCTTGATAAAAATCTTGTAA
- the rpsP gene encoding 30S ribosomal protein S16 → MSVKIRLKRMGSKKRPFYRIVVADSRAPRDGRFITSVGTYNPLTTPKEVKFDEDAVMEWLQKGAQPSDTVRNMLQAAGVMKKYHEAKYAKK, encoded by the coding sequence ATGTCTGTTAAAATTCGTTTAAAGCGCATGGGTTCAAAGAAGCGTCCATTCTACCGGATCGTTGTAGCTGACTCACGTGCCCCACGTGATGGTCGTTTTATTACTTCAGTAGGTACTTACAACCCATTGACTACTCCTAAGGAAGTCAAGTTTGATGAAGACGCTGTTATGGAATGGTTACAAAAGGGTGCTCAACCTTCAGATACTGTTCGTAACATGCTTCAAGCAGCTGGTGTTATGAAGAAGTACCACGAAGCAAAGTACGCTAAGAAGTAG
- the ffh gene encoding signal recognition particle protein: MAFEGLTDRLQKAMEKLRRKPKVTEADLRETMREIRLALLEADVNFKVVKDFVKTVREKAAGAEVLKGLNPAQQIVKIVNDELTKLMGEEAVPLNKAPHIPTVIMMVGLQGAGKTTTAGKLALRLKNENHARPMFIAADVYRPAAITQLQQVADQIDVPVFEKGTDVDPVEIVREGMEVAKKNHNDYVIIDTAGRLQIDEQLMDELANIKELVNPNEILLVIDSMTGQNAVNTAQGFDDKLDITGVVLTKLDGDTRGGAAMSIRAVTGKPIKFVGEGEKMEDLDVFHPDRMASRILGMGDMMTLIEKAQKNFDEEQAQETMDKMRENTFDYNDFLAQMDQVTKMGPLENIIKMMPGMANNPALKNLNLDPKQFAHIRAIVLSMTPEERENPDLMNPSRRRRLAAGAGRPIVEVNRMIKQFNQMRKMMKQVTNGNFNGMQNMFGGQMPGGKMGQMAMNRMARKMKKDKQKRIKKLRKLRKKK, encoded by the coding sequence ATGGCATTTGAAGGTTTAACAGATCGTCTGCAAAAGGCGATGGAAAAATTACGACGCAAGCCCAAAGTTACGGAAGCTGATCTTCGGGAAACGATGCGTGAGATTCGGCTCGCCCTTTTAGAGGCCGATGTTAACTTTAAAGTTGTAAAAGACTTTGTAAAGACCGTTCGGGAAAAAGCAGCCGGAGCGGAAGTACTGAAAGGGTTAAATCCAGCCCAACAAATCGTTAAAATTGTTAATGATGAATTGACAAAACTGATGGGGGAAGAAGCAGTTCCTCTTAACAAAGCACCGCACATTCCAACTGTTATCATGATGGTTGGTCTTCAAGGGGCAGGTAAGACGACCACTGCCGGTAAATTGGCATTACGATTAAAAAATGAAAATCATGCGCGGCCAATGTTTATTGCTGCCGACGTTTACCGTCCCGCCGCTATTACTCAGTTACAACAAGTTGCTGACCAGATCGATGTTCCTGTTTTTGAAAAGGGGACAGATGTTGACCCGGTGGAAATTGTTCGCGAAGGGATGGAAGTAGCCAAGAAAAATCATAATGATTATGTCATTATTGATACTGCTGGTCGGCTTCAGATTGATGAACAATTAATGGATGAGCTTGCAAACATTAAAGAACTAGTAAATCCAAATGAAATTTTGCTTGTTATTGATTCGATGACTGGTCAAAACGCAGTAAATACAGCTCAAGGCTTCGATGATAAGCTTGACATTACTGGGGTTGTTTTAACCAAGTTAGATGGTGATACCCGTGGTGGGGCCGCCATGTCAATCCGGGCAGTCACAGGTAAGCCGATTAAGTTTGTCGGTGAAGGGGAAAAGATGGAGGATCTTGATGTCTTTCACCCTGACCGAATGGCTTCACGGATTCTGGGTATGGGGGACATGATGACCCTAATTGAAAAAGCCCAGAAGAATTTTGATGAAGAGCAAGCTCAAGAAACAATGGATAAAATGCGTGAAAACACATTTGACTACAATGATTTCTTGGCACAAATGGATCAGGTTACCAAGATGGGACCATTGGAAAACATTATTAAGATGATGCCAGGGATGGCTAATAATCCTGCCTTGAAGAATCTTAATTTGGATCCTAAGCAATTTGCTCATATCCGGGCCATTGTTCTTTCAATGACGCCAGAAGAACGTGAAAACCCTGATCTAATGAATCCTAGTCGTCGTCGTCGTTTAGCAGCTGGTGCGGGACGGCCAATTGTTGAAGTTAACCGGATGATTAAGCAATTTAATCAAATGCGTAAGATGATGAAGCAGGTTACAAACGGTAATTTCAATGGAATGCAAAATATGTTTGGTGGACAAATGCCAGGTGGCAAGATGGGACAAATGGCAATGAACCGCATGGCGCGAAAAATGAAAAAAGACAAGCAAAAACGCATTAAAAAGCTTCGTAAATTACGAAAGAAAAAATAA
- the ftsY gene encoding signal recognition particle-docking protein FtsY, producing the protein MGLFDIFRRHKKKEEEKTPDSSSAVVQSETAHEDEAADTTSATPASAPIHPEPVNIPPADSYEEKINPDGTHEILHNRVKEEKEEDTSEKSHSEEVAASSVSEEEVPSSSTPEETISAEEPSSNSAETETAVEPTEPVAEEEKTVEEPVMPTKEEVAEDSSATEESNETDNSEENDGDEEQQPSPEPEEDQESETVKKYDRGLEKSRTGFGARLNKFLANFRHVDEDFFDDLEDMLIESDVGYDMAMKLSDELREEVKLQNAKSKQDVSNVIIEKMVELYDEAGQDENPDLTMAKEGPTVIMFVGVNGAGKTTTIGKMAALFKKQGKKVLLAAADTFRAGATEQLDVWAKRDGVDIVTGPENGDPAAVVFDAVKRAKDENYDILFVDTAGRLQNKVNLMNELAKMKRILTREIPDAPHEVLLVLDATTGQNALNQAKLFKESTDVTGIVLTKLDGTARGGIVLAIRNELHLPVKYVGLGEKVDDLQKFDAGDFVYGLFKGLVEVD; encoded by the coding sequence ATGGGATTATTTGATATTTTTCGCCGTCATAAGAAAAAAGAAGAGGAAAAAACGCCTGATAGTTCAAGCGCAGTTGTTCAATCTGAAACCGCGCATGAAGATGAAGCAGCAGATACGACGAGTGCGACACCAGCTTCTGCACCAATTCATCCGGAACCGGTAAATATTCCTCCTGCCGATAGCTATGAGGAAAAGATTAACCCGGATGGAACTCACGAAATACTTCATAACAGGGTTAAAGAAGAAAAAGAAGAGGATACTAGCGAGAAAAGTCACTCAGAAGAGGTAGCAGCCTCAAGTGTTTCTGAAGAAGAAGTACCGTCGTCTAGTACTCCGGAAGAAACTATTTCTGCAGAAGAACCGTCTTCTAATTCTGCTGAAACTGAAACAGCCGTCGAACCGACCGAACCCGTTGCAGAAGAAGAAAAAACAGTTGAAGAACCAGTAATGCCAACTAAAGAAGAAGTGGCAGAAGATTCCTCAGCTACTGAAGAATCAAATGAGACTGATAATTCTGAAGAAAATGATGGTGATGAGGAACAACAACCTTCTCCTGAACCAGAAGAGGATCAAGAATCTGAAACAGTTAAGAAATACGATCGCGGGCTTGAGAAGTCCCGGACAGGCTTCGGGGCACGGTTAAATAAGTTCTTGGCTAATTTCCGGCATGTTGATGAAGACTTCTTTGATGATCTTGAAGATATGTTAATTGAATCTGATGTCGGCTATGATATGGCAATGAAGCTCAGTGATGAATTGCGAGAAGAAGTAAAACTGCAAAACGCTAAGAGCAAGCAGGATGTTTCCAACGTCATTATTGAAAAAATGGTCGAACTTTACGATGAAGCTGGTCAAGACGAAAATCCTGACTTAACCATGGCAAAAGAAGGACCAACTGTTATTATGTTTGTCGGTGTTAATGGAGCCGGAAAGACAACAACAATTGGTAAGATGGCCGCCCTCTTTAAGAAGCAAGGTAAGAAAGTTCTTCTAGCGGCTGCTGATACGTTCCGGGCGGGGGCCACTGAGCAATTAGATGTATGGGCAAAACGTGATGGTGTTGACATCGTTACCGGACCAGAAAACGGTGATCCAGCGGCTGTCGTCTTTGATGCAGTAAAACGGGCAAAAGATGAAAACTATGATATCTTGTTCGTTGATACTGCTGGTCGGCTCCAAAACAAGGTTAACTTGATGAATGAGTTAGCTAAGATGAAACGCATTCTTACTCGTGAAATTCCAGATGCTCCTCATGAAGTATTGTTAGTCTTGGATGCAACAACTGGTCAAAACGCTCTTAATCAGGCTAAACTATTTAAGGAAAGTACCGATGTAACAGGGATTGTTTTAACAAAACTAGACGGAACTGCTCGTGGGGGAATTGTCCTTGCTATCCGTAATGAACTCCACTTACCGGTTAAGTATGTGGGGCTCGGTGAAAAGGTAGATGACCTCCAGAAGTTTGATGCTGGCGACTTTGTTTATGGCCTGTTCAAGGGATTAGTCGAAGTTGACTAG
- a CDS encoding putative DNA-binding protein — MEIEKNYRINSLFEFYQPLLTKKQNDYLELYYGDDYSLGEIAENFHVSRQAVYDNIKRTESILEDYEAKLHLYAEFQVRNQQADRIQRYVRENYPDDATLNHLVNHLESLEEE, encoded by the coding sequence ATGGAAATTGAAAAGAATTATCGGATAAATTCATTATTTGAGTTTTACCAACCCTTATTAACCAAAAAACAAAATGATTATTTAGAGCTTTATTACGGGGATGACTACTCATTGGGCGAAATTGCCGAGAATTTCCATGTTAGTCGTCAAGCCGTATATGATAATATAAAGCGCACAGAAAGCATATTAGAAGATTACGAGGCCAAATTGCATTTGTATGCTGAATTTCAAGTTCGTAATCAACAGGCGGATCGAATTCAACGATACGTCCGAGAAAACTATCCAGACGATGCAACGCTCAATCACTTAGTAAATCATCTGGAAAGCTTGGAGGAAGAATAA
- a CDS encoding KH domain-containing protein — protein MAETDIESLIRSLVIPLLKQPQALSITQKDDGRYHRYIIDVAPNDVGRLIGRQGHVAAALRTIVEGTQSRRANSKRVRLLINDHRH, from the coding sequence ATGGCTGAGACAGATATTGAGTCGTTAATTCGTAGTTTAGTTATTCCGCTATTGAAGCAGCCACAGGCATTGTCAATTACCCAAAAAGATGATGGACGTTACCATCGTTATATAATTGATGTTGCTCCCAATGATGTTGGCCGTCTAATTGGCCGACAGGGACACGTTGCCGCAGCATTGCGAACAATAGTCGAGGGTACTCAATCTCGGCGGGCTAACTCTAAGCGAGTCCGGTTATTAATTAATGACCATCGTCACTAA